In a genomic window of uncultured Flavobacterium sp.:
- a CDS encoding tetratricopeptide repeat protein: MKQLASILILLFLSCHFLNAQKIKQKQAFVKSSGPIEGKNIMDFEINATIDSTIISKETYSIIKEILPLVEKEQHKEALNLVNAIDQKDLETNQLLVVKAILEMKLDELSNSYNSFSKYIPLAKNDSIRSSVYYSLGMIDIKRHLQISASHNFEKSLELDNRNLSTIIALEQLNFAKKDFDKAIFYCEKALKINPNLNNVWNNLGFIYQQKENHKEAQKIFSKIIKDEPEDPLPYNNRSYSNLKLGFTKQAMEDVNKSLKLFPENSYAYRNRALIYLNLKDAKKACLDIETAFKLGYREKYGSDLDLIQSENCKN, translated from the coding sequence ATGAAACAACTAGCTTCTATTTTAATACTACTTTTTCTTAGCTGTCATTTTTTAAATGCTCAGAAAATAAAACAAAAACAAGCGTTTGTAAAAAGTTCAGGTCCTATAGAAGGCAAAAACATTATGGACTTTGAAATTAATGCTACTATTGATAGCACTATTATCTCTAAAGAAACTTATTCGATTATAAAAGAAATCTTGCCTTTAGTCGAAAAAGAACAACATAAGGAAGCCTTAAATTTAGTAAACGCAATTGACCAAAAAGATTTAGAAACAAACCAGTTATTAGTAGTAAAAGCTATACTTGAAATGAAATTAGACGAATTATCAAATTCCTATAATTCTTTTTCGAAATACATTCCACTGGCAAAAAACGATTCCATTAGAAGTTCGGTTTATTATTCATTAGGAATGATTGATATTAAAAGACATTTACAAATTAGCGCTTCTCATAATTTCGAAAAATCATTAGAATTAGACAATAGAAATCTTTCTACAATTATCGCTTTAGAACAATTAAATTTTGCAAAAAAAGATTTTGACAAAGCCATATTCTATTGCGAAAAAGCCCTTAAAATAAATCCCAATTTAAATAATGTTTGGAATAATCTGGGTTTTATATATCAACAAAAAGAAAATCATAAAGAGGCTCAAAAAATATTCAGCAAAATTATAAAAGATGAGCCTGAAGATCCTTTACCGTACAACAATCGAAGTTATTCGAACCTAAAACTGGGCTTTACAAAACAAGCTATGGAAGACGTCAATAAATCGCTAAAACTTTTTCCTGAAAACTCATACGCCTATAGAAACAGAGCTTTGATATATTTAAATTTAAAAGATGCTAAAAAAGCCTGTCTAGATATTGAAACAGCTTTTAAATTAGGATACCGCGAAAAATATGGTTCTGATTTGGATTTAATTCAATCTGAGAATTGTAAAAATTAA
- a CDS encoding cytochrome c, with the protein MIKPISLFLILFVGYFTLSLKPTDYKTIKKTIKTDPLYTKGQNIFKRDCASCHYIGMDKIATAPALGGITKLRKKDWLYSYTRNSYKMFEQGDKIAKENIAKGWGLMTAFPNLTNSDLDALYYFVEKRYEMSKKGVPLEK; encoded by the coding sequence ATGATTAAACCAATTTCTTTATTTCTAATTCTGTTTGTTGGTTATTTTACTTTATCATTAAAACCTACTGATTACAAAACGATTAAGAAAACCATTAAAACTGATCCACTTTATACAAAAGGGCAAAATATTTTTAAAAGAGATTGTGCTTCCTGTCACTACATTGGAATGGATAAAATAGCAACCGCTCCTGCTCTGGGCGGAATTACCAAATTGCGCAAAAAAGATTGGTTGTACAGTTATACCCGAAATTCGTATAAAATGTTTGAACAAGGCGATAAAATTGCCAAAGAAAATATCGCTAAAGGCTGGGGATTAATGACCGCATTTCCTAATCTCACCAATTCAGATCTGGATGCTCTTTATTACTTTGTTGAGAAAAGATATGAAATGTCAAAAAAAGGAGTTCCGCTTGAAAAATAA
- a CDS encoding helix-turn-helix transcriptional regulator, translating to MSTAAKPKHIGRNISRIRELRGMKQEALAEAIGLSQQTVSSIEGSEEVETKKLIEIAKVLGVTVEAIENFSEESVFNYFNTYYDTKDSVINAGNYNCTFNPLDKVIELYERLVQVEKDKNEYLENLLKGK from the coding sequence ATGAGCACAGCAGCAAAACCAAAACATATTGGCAGAAACATAAGCCGAATCAGAGAACTTCGAGGTATGAAACAAGAAGCACTTGCCGAAGCAATTGGTTTAAGTCAACAAACTGTTTCCAGCATTGAAGGAAGCGAAGAAGTTGAAACCAAAAAATTGATAGAAATTGCAAAAGTTCTTGGAGTTACGGTTGAAGCAATTGAAAATTTTTCGGAAGAATCTGTTTTTAATTATTTCAATACATATTACGATACAAAAGACAGCGTAATTAATGCTGGTAATTATAATTGTACATTCAATCCACTTGATAAAGTCATTGAACTTTACGAACGTTTGGTTCAGGTTGAAAAAGACAAAAATGAGTATTTAGAAAACTTACTAAAAGGAAAATAA
- a CDS encoding T9SS type A sorting domain-containing protein: MKKTLYLLFTIILTSSVYSQNLKSITYESWGNNNWINSSYVIKNYDKSDKITDDLSQRWDESSNSWKDSNSSNYEYNTNNLLDKIIYKSFDKTSNSLTFSLRASFTYINENKIDVLFYEEWTNNAWQNSSKNTSSYDSNVYLTSDLIQQWNDNNWKNNIKVDYSNNSDGLFTLITRQRWNDSSSKWENFSQSTFTYNSSKQVSVETMNVWENNKWIEKIIFTNSYDANGFLVNRLRQDWDDDLSIWINQYQSKYDNNQNGTIHQEIAEIWKKSSNSWENLSRATYKYDKNLGIADLTKSQLKIFPNPTTDFINVHHEESNDTKVSIIDALGSVILKENFVGNDFSVNVTNLNKNVYFIKLENGEKTQVKKFIKK, translated from the coding sequence ATGAAAAAAACACTTTACTTACTATTTACTATTATTTTAACTTCATCTGTTTACAGTCAAAATCTTAAAAGTATTACTTACGAAAGTTGGGGCAATAATAATTGGATAAACTCTTCTTATGTTATAAAAAATTATGATAAAAGTGACAAGATCACAGATGATTTAAGTCAACGGTGGGATGAGAGTTCTAATAGCTGGAAAGATTCTAACTCATCAAATTATGAATATAATACTAACAATCTACTAGATAAAATTATTTACAAATCATTTGATAAAACTTCAAATTCATTGACCTTCTCTCTAAGGGCTTCTTTCACTTATATCAATGAAAATAAAATAGATGTATTATTTTATGAAGAATGGACTAACAACGCTTGGCAAAATTCATCAAAAAATACTTCATCTTATGATTCAAATGTATATCTCACATCTGATTTAATACAGCAATGGAATGACAATAATTGGAAAAATAACATAAAGGTCGATTATTCAAATAATTCTGATGGATTATTTACTCTAATAACCCGACAAAGATGGAATGACTCCAGTTCTAAATGGGAAAATTTTTCGCAATCAACTTTTACTTATAATAGTTCAAAACAGGTTTCAGTAGAAACAATGAATGTATGGGAAAATAATAAGTGGATTGAGAAAATAATATTTACAAATTCATACGACGCAAATGGTTTTTTAGTGAATCGTTTACGTCAGGATTGGGATGATGATCTTTCAATATGGATTAATCAGTACCAAAGTAAATATGATAATAATCAAAACGGAACAATACATCAAGAGATTGCAGAAATATGGAAAAAATCATCCAATTCATGGGAAAACTTATCCCGTGCAACGTATAAATATGACAAAAATTTAGGAATCGCTGATTTAACTAAATCTCAACTCAAAATCTTTCCTAACCCAACAACTGATTTTATAAATGTTCATCATGAAGAATCAAACGATACCAAAGTTTCGATAATTGATGCTCTTGGAAGCGTTATTCTTAAAGAGAATTTTGTTGGAAATGACTTTTCGGTAAACGTGACGAATTTAAACAAAAACGTATATTTTATAAAGTTGGAGAATGGCGAAAAAACTCAGGTGAAAAAGTTTATTAAAAAATAA
- a CDS encoding alpha-ketoglutarate-dependent dioxygenase AlkB — translation MEGITFVENFIENPNDLFENLKVNIKWDERMTARKTASFGKAYNYSQIEYPYQEFLPELKEINQQISNVIGFEPNNCLINYYLDGKSKMGYHSDQIDILEPETGVAIISVGAVRTLKFRNILNPELFESFELTAGSLIYMTQEVQKIWQHSIPQSNTEAGRISITLRKIV, via the coding sequence GTGGAAGGAATTACATTTGTCGAAAATTTTATCGAAAATCCAAACGACCTATTTGAAAATTTAAAAGTAAATATAAAATGGGACGAAAGAATGACTGCCCGAAAAACAGCAAGTTTCGGAAAAGCATATAACTACTCTCAAATCGAATATCCATATCAGGAATTCTTGCCCGAACTAAAAGAAATTAATCAGCAAATTTCTAACGTAATTGGTTTTGAACCCAACAATTGCCTTATAAACTATTACTTAGACGGAAAATCAAAAATGGGTTATCATTCCGATCAAATCGATATTTTAGAACCAGAAACCGGAGTAGCGATTATTTCAGTTGGAGCCGTTCGAACTCTCAAATTTAGAAATATATTAAATCCCGAGTTGTTTGAAAGTTTTGAATTAACAGCAGGAAGTCTAATTTATATGACGCAAGAAGTTCAAAAAATTTGGCAACACTCAATTCCACAATCAAATACAGAAGCGGGAAGAATTAGTATAACACTTAGAAAAATTGTGTAA
- the lysA gene encoding diaminopimelate decarboxylase, whose product MQAKDLLQLAEQFGSPLYVYDAEKIQSQYNRLTKAFSKVENLRVNYAMKALSNVAILQLLKNMGSGLDTVSIQEVLLGLHAGYEPEKIFFTPNGVSLEEIEEVAAMGVQINIDNLSILEQFGTKYPQIPVCIRINPHVMAGGNANISVGHIDSKFGISVHQIPHILRIVENTKMSIVGIHMHTGSDILDIEVFLYAAEILFDTAKHFKDLEFLDFGSGFKVPYKKDDIETDIEELGKKLSKRFNAFCTEYGRDLTLIFEPGKFLVSEAGHFLVKVNVVKQTTSTVFAGVDSGFNHLIRPMLYGSSHHIENISNPKGKERFYSVVGYICETDTFANNRRISEITEGDILAFRNAGAYCFSMSSNYNSRYKPAEVLWKDGKGILIRQHETFEDLLKNQIPLPQEVAATV is encoded by the coding sequence ATGCAAGCAAAAGATTTACTGCAGTTAGCAGAACAATTTGGAAGTCCATTATATGTTTATGATGCCGAAAAAATCCAATCTCAGTACAACAGATTAACTAAAGCTTTCTCTAAGGTAGAAAACTTAAGAGTTAATTACGCCATGAAGGCATTGTCAAACGTTGCGATTCTTCAGTTATTAAAGAACATGGGATCTGGATTAGATACTGTATCAATTCAAGAAGTTTTATTGGGACTTCATGCTGGCTATGAACCTGAAAAAATCTTTTTTACACCAAACGGAGTTTCTCTTGAAGAAATCGAGGAAGTTGCTGCAATGGGTGTACAAATCAATATTGACAACTTATCTATTCTGGAGCAATTCGGAACAAAATATCCACAAATTCCGGTATGTATTCGTATCAATCCGCACGTAATGGCGGGAGGAAATGCTAATATTTCGGTGGGACATATCGATAGTAAATTCGGTATTTCTGTTCACCAGATTCCGCATATCTTGAGAATTGTAGAGAACACAAAAATGAGCATCGTGGGAATTCACATGCACACAGGATCTGATATTCTTGATATCGAAGTATTCTTGTATGCTGCTGAAATCTTGTTTGATACCGCAAAACACTTCAAAGACTTAGAGTTTTTAGATTTCGGAAGTGGATTCAAAGTTCCTTACAAAAAAGACGATATCGAAACTGACATCGAAGAATTAGGTAAAAAATTATCAAAAAGATTCAATGCTTTCTGTACAGAATACGGCAGAGATTTAACGTTGATTTTCGAACCAGGAAAATTTTTGGTGAGCGAAGCAGGTCATTTCTTAGTGAAAGTAAACGTAGTAAAACAAACAACATCAACAGTTTTCGCTGGAGTTGACAGTGGTTTCAACCACTTAATTCGTCCAATGTTGTACGGATCTTCACATCATATCGAAAACATTTCTAACCCAAAAGGAAAAGAGCGTTTTTACTCCGTTGTAGGATACATTTGCGAAACAGATACTTTTGCAAATAACCGTAGAATTTCGGAAATTACTGAAGGTGATATTCTTGCTTTCAGAAACGCCGGAGCATATTGTTTCTCAATGTCTTCGAACTACAATTCAAGATACAAACCAGCAGAAGTTTTATGGAAAGACGGAAAAGGAATCTTAATACGTCAACACGAAACATTTGAAGATTTGCTTAAAAATCAAATTCCGTTGCCACAAGAAGTTGCTGCAACAGTTTAA
- a CDS encoding glutamate synthase subunit beta: protein MGKIGGFKEYSRADESNLAVAERVSNYNEFTIPLAKDKIKEQGSRCMDCGIPFCHSSCPLGNLIPDFNDMVHQEEWQSALEILQSTNNFPEFTGRLCPAPCEKSCVLGIIKEPVAIENIEKNIIERGFAEGWIKPQAPKTRTGKTVAVIGSGPAGLAAAQQLNRAGHTVTVFERDNAIGGLLRYGIPNFKLEKGIIDRRVAILEAEGITFKVNVNVGVNFSVDELNAFDSIVLCGGATERRSLPTKGIESKGVVQAMDFLTQQTKVLYGESIPDQVKATGKDVIVIGGGDTGSDCVGTSNRHGAKSVTNFEILPKPPVGRSETTPWPFWPLQLKTSSSHEEGCDRNWLINTKEFLSNEKGELVGLKTVEVQWKMTPGQRPELIEKEGSEKIWPCDLALLALGFTGPEKTLSEQLGLEIDMRSNYKAKNYQTNVPHIFTAGDMRRGQSLIVWAISEGREAAREVDLFLMGYTNLPTKGNGDLPSL from the coding sequence ATGGGTAAAATAGGCGGATTTAAAGAATATAGCAGAGCTGACGAAAGTAATTTAGCAGTAGCAGAACGTGTTTCGAACTACAACGAATTTACAATTCCGTTAGCAAAAGATAAAATAAAAGAACAAGGTTCAAGATGTATGGATTGTGGTATTCCTTTTTGCCACAGTTCTTGTCCATTAGGAAATTTAATTCCTGATTTCAACGACATGGTGCATCAGGAAGAATGGCAAAGTGCATTAGAGATTTTACAATCTACTAATAACTTTCCGGAATTTACTGGTCGCTTATGCCCTGCTCCATGTGAGAAATCATGTGTATTAGGAATCATCAAAGAACCAGTTGCAATCGAAAACATCGAGAAAAACATCATCGAAAGAGGTTTTGCAGAAGGTTGGATTAAACCACAAGCTCCAAAAACTAGAACAGGAAAAACCGTTGCCGTTATTGGTTCTGGTCCTGCAGGTTTGGCAGCGGCTCAACAATTAAACAGAGCTGGTCACACGGTAACTGTTTTTGAAAGAGACAATGCAATTGGAGGTTTATTACGTTACGGAATTCCAAATTTCAAACTAGAGAAAGGAATTATCGACAGACGTGTAGCAATTCTTGAAGCTGAAGGAATCACTTTTAAAGTGAATGTAAACGTTGGAGTAAACTTTAGCGTAGACGAATTAAATGCTTTTGATTCTATCGTATTGTGCGGTGGAGCAACTGAAAGAAGAAGTTTGCCAACTAAAGGAATCGAAAGCAAAGGCGTTGTTCAGGCAATGGATTTCTTAACGCAACAAACTAAAGTTTTATACGGAGAATCAATTCCGGATCAGGTTAAAGCAACTGGAAAAGACGTAATCGTAATTGGTGGTGGAGATACAGGTTCTGACTGCGTTGGAACATCTAACAGGCACGGAGCAAAATCGGTAACGAATTTCGAAATTTTACCAAAACCTCCAGTTGGAAGAAGTGAAACAACTCCTTGGCCTTTCTGGCCGTTGCAGTTAAAAACTTCCTCTTCTCACGAAGAAGGTTGCGACAGAAACTGGTTAATCAACACTAAAGAATTCTTATCTAACGAAAAAGGAGAATTAGTAGGTTTAAAAACTGTTGAAGTACAATGGAAAATGACTCCTGGTCAACGTCCTGAATTAATCGAAAAAGAAGGTTCTGAGAAAATCTGGCCTTGCGATTTAGCTTTATTGGCTTTAGGATTTACAGGTCCTGAAAAAACTTTAAGCGAGCAATTGGGTCTTGAAATTGATATGAGAAGCAACTATAAAGCTAAAAACTATCAAACGAATGTTCCTCATATTTTCACTGCAGGAGATATGCGAAGAGGACAATCGTTAATTGTATGGGCTATTTCAGAAGGTCGCGAAGCAGCAAGAGAGGTAGATTTATTCTTAATGGGATATACCAACTTGCCAACCAAAGGAAACGGAGATTTACCAAGTCTTTAA
- the gltB gene encoding glutamate synthase large subunit — translation MKVKEQGLYLPEFEHDNCGAGFICNLNGIKSNDIIHKALDILIKLEHRGAVSSDGRTGDGAGILFDIPHDFFKKVCDFEIPETREYAVGMVFLPKSKNQVSFCINAFESTIKDQNLKILGWRDVPVEVENLGQIAAEKEPTVKQVFVSKNGQDLTENEFNAKLFAARKIAEHAVRGSKTSESHMFYFSSLSTTTIIYKGLLMPEDISRYYVDLKDPDLVTRLALVHQRFSTNTFPSWELAQPFRYMCHNGEINTLRGNVSRMRAREELMQSKVFGDDIKKLFPIILEGKSDSASMDMVVELLLMTGRSLPEAMMMVVPEAWEKHQTMSEEKKAFYEFNACIMEPWDGPASIPFTDGNVIGALLDRNGLRPSRYTLTHSGFVIMSSEIGVLDIDPEDVIQHGRLEPGKMFLVDMNEGRIIEDEEVKKAIVTKRPYKEWIDENLLPLSKIPYTNNPTPVEKLDFLTRQRLFGYTIEDLKTIINPMGGQGAEAISSMGNDTPLAVLSDQPQLLYNYFKQLFAQVTNPPLDGIREEIITDISLAIGGDFNIFEIESKQCKKLKIQNPVISNEDLDKIRNIDHADFKSATISTLYKIEKGVNGLERALEKCVQATFKAVSEGCNIIILSDRGVSEELAPIPMLLACSYIHHSLNILQVRSKFGIIIESAEPREPHHFALLFGYGASAINPYMVNEIIYDQVAQGFITGVKADYAVVNYNKAIAKGIVKIMNKIGISTLHSYRAAQIFEILGLNKTFTSKYFPYTPSRIEGIGLIEVEKEVKKRFQKAFPNSKVASLLPLEIGGIYRWRRGGEKHMFNPTTISKLQQAVRLNSPESYKEYSNMVNEQSSNLMTIRGMFEFNNLDPISIDEVEPWTEIVKKFKTGAMSYGSISREAHENLAIAMNRIGGKSNSGEGGEDPKRFQKEINGDSRNSAIKQVASGRFGVSINYLTNAKEIQIKMAQGAKPGEGGQLPGEKVVPWIAETRNSTPYVGLISPPPHHDIYSIEDLSQLIYDLKNANREARINVKLVSEVGVGTIAAGVAKAKADVILISGYDGGTGAAPLTSLQHTGIPWELGLAEAQQTLILNDLRSRVVLECDGQLKTGRDVAIAALLGAEEFGFATAPLVASGCIMMRACHLNTCPVGIATQDPELRKNFKGTPEHVINFMYFIAEELREIMAQLGFRTLKEMVGQSQKLNVNKAIKHYKANGLDLSSILYKPEKAKTQPIHNTTEQDHDLDNVLDFAIIKEAIPSIYRKEKTRVTFKIKNTDRSVGAILSNEISKIYGAQGLPDDTILVDFEGSAGQSFGAFATNGLSFKIHGNCNDYLGKGLSGGKLIIKVPPTATFKPEENIIIGNVALYGAITGEAYINGMAGERFCVRNSGATAVVEGIGDHGCEYMTGGTVVVLGKTGRNFAAGMSGGVAYVYDPNQKFDSTLCNMEMVAFDPMEDEDITKLRRLIKNHSLYTSSPLAKRILADWENEQNNFVKVMPTDYKKALQRIAEEKKIEELIAD, via the coding sequence ATGAAAGTTAAAGAACAAGGGCTTTATTTGCCTGAATTTGAACACGACAATTGTGGTGCAGGATTTATTTGTAATTTGAATGGTATTAAGTCAAACGATATTATTCACAAAGCATTGGACATCTTAATAAAATTGGAACATCGTGGTGCCGTTAGTTCTGATGGAAGAACTGGAGACGGGGCTGGAATTTTATTCGATATCCCACATGATTTTTTTAAAAAAGTATGTGATTTTGAAATCCCTGAAACGCGTGAGTATGCAGTAGGAATGGTTTTTTTACCAAAAAGCAAAAACCAGGTTTCTTTTTGTATCAACGCTTTCGAATCGACTATCAAGGATCAGAATTTAAAGATTCTTGGTTGGAGAGACGTGCCTGTTGAAGTAGAAAATTTAGGGCAGATTGCCGCAGAAAAAGAACCAACAGTTAAACAAGTTTTCGTTTCTAAAAACGGTCAGGATTTAACTGAAAATGAATTTAATGCAAAACTTTTTGCAGCTAGAAAAATTGCTGAACATGCCGTAAGAGGATCAAAAACCTCTGAAAGTCATATGTTTTATTTCTCTAGTTTATCGACAACTACCATAATATATAAAGGTCTATTGATGCCGGAAGACATCAGCCGTTATTATGTTGACTTAAAAGATCCAGATTTAGTGACTCGTTTGGCGTTAGTTCACCAACGTTTCTCTACAAATACTTTCCCTTCATGGGAACTTGCTCAACCGTTTAGATATATGTGTCATAATGGTGAGATTAACACACTTCGTGGAAACGTAAGCCGTATGCGTGCTCGTGAAGAGCTTATGCAAAGCAAAGTTTTTGGCGATGATATCAAAAAACTATTCCCAATTATCTTAGAAGGAAAATCAGATTCTGCTTCTATGGATATGGTTGTAGAACTTTTATTAATGACAGGCCGTTCATTGCCGGAAGCGATGATGATGGTTGTTCCTGAAGCTTGGGAAAAACACCAGACTATGTCTGAGGAGAAAAAAGCTTTCTACGAGTTCAACGCTTGTATCATGGAACCTTGGGATGGTCCTGCTTCTATTCCGTTTACGGATGGTAATGTAATTGGTGCATTATTAGACAGAAATGGATTGCGTCCTTCTCGTTATACATTAACTCATAGTGGTTTCGTAATCATGTCATCAGAAATTGGTGTATTAGATATCGATCCTGAAGATGTTATTCAGCATGGACGTTTAGAGCCAGGAAAAATGTTCTTGGTTGACATGAACGAAGGTCGTATTATTGAAGACGAAGAGGTTAAAAAAGCAATCGTTACAAAACGTCCGTACAAAGAATGGATCGATGAAAACTTATTGCCTTTATCTAAAATTCCTTATACCAATAATCCTACTCCGGTTGAGAAACTTGATTTCTTAACAAGACAACGTTTATTTGGTTATACTATCGAAGATTTAAAAACCATCATCAACCCAATGGGAGGTCAGGGAGCTGAAGCAATCAGTTCTATGGGTAATGACACGCCTTTGGCAGTTTTATCAGACCAACCGCAATTGTTGTACAACTATTTCAAACAATTATTTGCTCAGGTTACCAATCCGCCTTTGGATGGTATTCGTGAAGAGATTATTACTGATATCAGTTTAGCAATTGGTGGAGATTTCAATATTTTCGAAATTGAATCTAAACAATGTAAAAAACTAAAAATCCAAAATCCGGTTATTTCAAATGAGGATTTAGATAAAATAAGAAACATTGATCACGCAGATTTTAAATCGGCTACAATTTCTACTTTATACAAAATAGAAAAAGGAGTTAACGGTTTAGAGCGCGCACTTGAAAAATGTGTTCAGGCAACTTTTAAAGCTGTTTCTGAAGGATGCAATATTATCATCTTATCAGATAGAGGTGTTAGCGAAGAATTAGCTCCAATTCCTATGTTATTGGCTTGTTCTTACATTCACCACTCTTTGAATATTTTACAGGTTCGTTCTAAATTCGGAATCATAATCGAATCAGCAGAACCTCGTGAACCGCATCATTTTGCTTTATTATTTGGATATGGCGCAAGTGCAATTAATCCATATATGGTAAACGAAATCATTTATGATCAGGTTGCACAAGGATTCATTACTGGCGTAAAAGCTGATTATGCAGTTGTAAACTACAACAAAGCGATTGCAAAAGGAATCGTTAAGATCATGAACAAAATTGGTATCTCTACTTTACATTCGTACAGAGCTGCTCAGATTTTCGAGATTTTAGGTTTAAACAAAACATTTACTTCTAAATATTTCCCATACACACCTTCAAGAATCGAAGGAATTGGTTTGATCGAAGTAGAAAAAGAAGTTAAGAAACGTTTCCAAAAAGCATTTCCAAATTCAAAAGTTGCAAGTTTGCTTCCGTTAGAAATTGGAGGAATTTACAGATGGAGACGTGGCGGAGAAAAACATATGTTTAATCCAACAACTATTTCTAAATTACAACAAGCTGTTCGTTTAAACAGTCCTGAAAGTTATAAAGAATACTCTAATATGGTGAATGAGCAAAGCTCAAACTTAATGACTATTAGAGGTATGTTTGAATTCAATAATTTAGATCCAATTTCTATTGATGAAGTAGAACCTTGGACAGAAATTGTAAAGAAATTCAAAACTGGCGCGATGTCTTACGGATCTATCAGTAGAGAAGCGCACGAGAATTTGGCAATTGCGATGAACAGAATTGGCGGAAAAAGTAACTCTGGAGAAGGTGGAGAAGATCCAAAACGTTTCCAGAAAGAAATTAACGGAGATTCCAGAAATAGTGCAATCAAACAAGTTGCTTCGGGACGTTTTGGTGTTTCGATCAACTATTTGACAAATGCTAAAGAGATTCAGATTAAAATGGCTCAAGGTGCAAAACCTGGTGAAGGTGGACAATTACCTGGAGAAAAAGTGGTGCCTTGGATTGCCGAAACCAGAAACTCTACGCCTTATGTAGGTTTGATTTCGCCTCCGCCACACCACGATATTTACTCTATTGAGGATTTATCTCAGTTGATTTATGATTTGAAAAATGCGAATCGTGAAGCTCGTATCAACGTAAAATTAGTTTCAGAAGTTGGAGTTGGAACTATCGCTGCCGGTGTTGCCAAAGCAAAAGCTGACGTTATCCTGATTTCTGGTTATGATGGAGGAACTGGTGCTGCACCATTGACTTCATTACAACACACAGGTATTCCGTGGGAACTTGGATTGGCTGAAGCACAACAAACTTTGATCTTAAATGATTTAAGAAGTCGTGTAGTTCTTGAATGTGACGGACAATTGAAAACGGGTCGTGACGTAGCAATCGCTGCATTATTAGGAGCCGAAGAATTTGGTTTTGCCACTGCTCCGCTTGTTGCTTCTGGATGTATTATGATGAGAGCTTGTCACTTAAATACTTGTCCGGTTGGTATTGCAACTCAGGATCCTGAATTGAGAAAAAATTTCAAAGGAACTCCAGAGCACGTAATCAACTTCATGTATTTTATTGCTGAAGAATTAAGAGAAATCATGGCACAATTAGGTTTCAGAACCTTAAAAGAAATGGTTGGTCAATCACAAAAATTAAATGTGAACAAAGCGATCAAACATTACAAAGCAAATGGTTTAGACTTATCATCAATTCTATACAAACCGGAAAAAGCTAAAACACAGCCAATTCACAATACAACTGAGCAAGATCACGATTTAGACAATGTATTGGATTTTGCAATTATAAAAGAAGCGATTCCGTCTATTTATAGAAAAGAAAAAACAAGAGTTACATTTAAAATTAAAAATACAGACCGTTCTGTAGGTGCCATTTTGAGTAATGAAATCTCAAAAATATATGGCGCACAAGGTTTACCTGATGACACTATTTTAGTTGATTTTGAAGGTTCTGCCGGACAAAGTTTTGGTGCATTTGCAACAAATGGATTGTCGTTTAAAATTCACGGAAACTGTAATGATTATTTAGGAAAAGGTCTTTCCGGAGGAAAATTGATTATCAAAGTCCCTCCTACTGCAACCTTCAAACCTGAAGAAAACATCATTATTGGGAACGTTGCCCTTTACGGAGCTATCACCGGAGAGGCTTATATTAATGGAATGGCCGGAGAGCGTTTTTGTGTGAGAAATTCTGGAGCAACTGCCGTTGTTGAAGGAATTGGAGATCACGGATGCGAGTACATGACAGGTGGTACGGTCGTTGTTTTAGGAAAAACAGGAAGAAACTTCGCAGCTGGTATGAGCGGTGGTGTGGCTTATGTTTATGATCCAAATCAAAAATTTGATTCAACTTTATGTAACATGGAAATGGTTGCATTTGATCCAATGGAAGACGAAGACATTACAAAACTAAGACGATTGATCAAAAACCATTCATTGTACACTAGCAGTCCATTAGCAAAAAGAATTTTAGCAGACTGGGAAAATGAACAAAACAATTTCGTAAAAGTAATGCCAACTGATTACAAAAAAGCATTACAACGAATTGCAGAAGAAAAGAAAATAGAAGAATTAATAGCTGATTAA